Proteins from a genomic interval of Anabrus simplex isolate iqAnaSimp1 chromosome 13, ASM4041472v1, whole genome shotgun sequence:
- the LOC136885096 gene encoding zinc finger and SCAN domain-containing protein 12 isoform X2, with translation MEMVSEKSKLVLSEENTCLIAKEEVESLSQNVKEEMEPLLQIVKEEVESLSQIVKEEMEPLSQIEKEEGESLSQIVKEEMEPLSHIVKEEMEPLSQIVKEEGESLSQIVKEEMEPLSHILKEEVRSWSQIVKEEMEPLSQSVKEEGEPLFQIVKQEVEDMCVRNNLRSDIFLDKDQASSEKVSEKGSSDSEEYYKEFSSRATEISFKCDICSKTFSRRAYIRKHIKFVHVEEKKFPSPQYKCDKCSKEFSQPLYLRKHMKFVHVEEKKFPCPHCNKPFKFEGSVRQHVALVHKDERKYPCPHCTIKFKSCTSLKKHMHFHNKMQNFQFPVQSGQDLHEGEGAFRCNLCLEEFPDRGQLVSHRDVHLGKEDYRCTVCLKVMNSRRGLLKHMSRTHSEGRNYQCTFCFKKFIHIHALVKHTHSNHQFLMNDLSKKSK, from the exons ATGGAGATGGTTTCCGAAAAGAGCAAACTAGTCTTGTCTGAGGAAAATACATGTCTG ATTGCGAAGGAGGAAGTGGAATCTCTGTCACAGAATGTGAAGGAAGAAATGGAACCTCTGTTGCAGATTGTGAAGGAGGAAGTGGAATCTCTGTCACAGATTGTGAAAGAGGAAATGGAACCTCTGTCACAGATTGAGAAGGAGGAAGGGGAATCTCTGTCCCAGATTGTGAAGGAGGAAATGGAACCTCTGTCACATATTGTGAAGGAGGAAATGGAACCTCTGTCACAGATTGTGAAGGAGGAAGGGGAATCTCTGTCCCAGATTGTGAAGGAGGAAATGGAACCTCTGTCACATATTTTGAAGGAGGAAGTGAGATCTTGGTCACAGATTGTGAAGGAGGAAATGGAACCTCTGTCCCAGAGTGTGAAGGAGGAAGGGGAACCTCTGTTTCAGATTGTAAAGCAGGAAGTGGAAGACATGTGTGTACGCAATAATTTGCGGTCTGATATCTTCCTTGATAA AGACCAAGCATCTTCAGAGAAAGTAAGTGAAAAAGGATCTTCCGACAGTGAGGAATACTATAAAGAATTTTCATCTCGGGCTACAGAAATTTCTTTCAAATGTGACATATGCTCAAAAACTTTCTCACGACGagcatatataagaaaacacatcAAGTTTGTGCATGTTGAGGAGAAGAAATTCCCATCTCCACAGTATAAATGTGACAAGTGCTCAAAAGAGTTCTCACAACCGTTATATCTAAGGAAACATATGAAGTTTGTGCATGTTGAGGAGAAGAAATTCCCATGTCCACACTGTAATAAGCCTTTCAAATTTGAAGGATCGGTCAGGCAACATGTAGCGCTGGTACATAAAGATGAAAGGAAATATCCTTGTCCTCATTGTACTATCAAATTCAAATCCTGCACCAGCTTGAAGAAACATATGCATTTTCACAATAAAATGCAAAATTTCCAATTTCCTGTGCAGTCTGGCCAGGATCTCCATGAAGGTGAAGGGGCATTTCGATGCAATTTGTGCTTAGAGGAATTCCCTGATAGGGGTCAGCTGGTTAGCCATCGAGATGTACATTTAGGAAAGGAGGATTACAGATGCACTGTATGTCTGAAAGTAATGAATTCTCGGAGGGGTTTGTTGAAACATATGTCAAGAACACATTCAGAAGGGAGAAATTACCAGTGTACATTTTGCTTCAAGAAATTTATACACATTCATGCACTCGTGAAACATACTCATTCTAATCATCAGTTTCTGATGAATGATTTATcaaaaaaatccaaataa